A portion of the Paenibacillus hamazuiensis genome contains these proteins:
- a CDS encoding carbohydrate ABC transporter permease: MHRSLGDKMFDVCNIIILSGLTLITLYPFLFVLFSSLSTPSELVKHSGILWKPLGFYLEGYKLVLKNPMISVGYQNTLIYVAAGTALNVFFTSLFAYVLSRRDLYWKNHMMMLVVFTMFFGGGLIPEYILVKNLGLLDTRWSLILPGLIATWNLIIMRTSFQSIPYELEEAAKMDGASDWTVFWRVILPLSVPLIAVMVLFYGVAHWNAWANALIYLRNRDLFPLQLVLRQILIQNDTSGSTNLSSDSDPFLGEVVKHATIVVATVPILILYPLIQRHFTKGVMVGALKG, translated from the coding sequence ATGCACCGAAGTTTAGGCGATAAAATGTTCGACGTATGCAATATCATCATCCTGTCGGGGCTGACGCTGATCACCCTGTATCCGTTTTTGTTCGTCCTGTTCTCTTCGCTGAGCACTCCTTCGGAGCTGGTGAAGCACAGCGGGATTTTATGGAAGCCGCTCGGGTTTTATTTGGAAGGCTACAAGCTCGTTTTGAAAAATCCGATGATCTCCGTCGGCTATCAAAACACGCTGATCTACGTTGCGGCCGGCACGGCGCTGAACGTGTTTTTTACCTCATTGTTCGCTTATGTGCTGTCGCGCCGGGATTTATACTGGAAAAACCATATGATGATGCTCGTCGTGTTTACGATGTTTTTCGGCGGCGGGCTCATCCCGGAATATATTCTCGTGAAAAACCTCGGCCTGCTCGATACGCGGTGGTCGCTGATTTTGCCGGGGCTTATTGCAACGTGGAATTTGATCATCATGCGCACCTCGTTTCAATCGATTCCGTACGAGCTCGAGGAAGCGGCGAAAATGGACGGGGCGTCCGACTGGACCGTGTTTTGGAGAGTGATTTTGCCGCTTTCCGTGCCGCTGATCGCCGTCATGGTGCTGTTCTACGGCGTAGCCCACTGGAACGCCTGGGCGAATGCGCTCATCTATTTGCGGAATCGCGATCTGTTTCCGCTGCAGCTGGTGCTGAGACAAATTTTGATCCAAAACGATACGAGCGGATCGACCAACCTGTCCTCGGACAGCGATCCGTTTCTCGGCGAGGTTGTCAAACATGCCACCATCGTCGTGGCGACGGTGCCGATTTTGATATTGTATCCGCTGATCCAGAGGCACTTTACGAAGGGAGTTATGGTCGGCGCTCTTAAAGGATAA
- a CDS encoding sensor histidine kinase, which produces MSLIKRLGIRKPVERQGETIAVLYYYDPEVAMLSKLRIGIPISILFLLVPSAILFIGISVGVAWWLSHRLTAPLSQLLTAIDRLGRGEFGVQATVSARDEYGQVARAFNEMSRLIQNLEDHRRNLVADVAHELRTPITIIRGKLDLVQQSGRRIDPEHLLPLQDEFIRLTRLVDDLHLLSLAEAKKLPMNRETTDLPKLLRRIVERAAYDADQKRIRIHVSCEGEVPLIDIDPNRMTQVFLNLIVNAVHHTPPDGLITITIREEWPGQDETGYVRIAIADTGPGIDPKHLPYIFDRFYRTDEARARNIGGMGLGLAIAKGFITAHNGTIDIESTLGQGTVFTIRLPVIKERSGID; this is translated from the coding sequence ATGTCTTTGATTAAACGGCTGGGGATCCGAAAACCTGTGGAACGACAAGGGGAAACGATAGCCGTTTTATATTATTACGATCCGGAAGTGGCCATGCTGTCCAAGCTGCGGATCGGCATCCCGATTTCCATTCTTTTTTTGCTCGTCCCGAGCGCGATTCTGTTTATCGGGATATCCGTTGGCGTGGCCTGGTGGCTGTCCCATCGACTCACCGCACCGCTAAGCCAATTGCTCACGGCGATTGACCGGCTGGGGAGGGGAGAGTTCGGAGTACAGGCTACGGTTTCAGCTCGGGACGAATACGGTCAGGTAGCCCGGGCGTTTAATGAGATGTCCCGTTTAATACAAAACCTGGAAGACCACCGGCGAAATTTGGTGGCCGACGTGGCGCACGAGCTCAGAACACCGATCACGATCATACGCGGCAAACTGGATCTGGTCCAGCAAAGCGGTCGCCGAATCGATCCGGAACATTTGCTTCCCTTACAGGACGAATTTATTCGCCTCACCCGATTGGTCGACGATCTTCACCTTCTTTCCTTGGCCGAAGCAAAAAAACTGCCTATGAATCGGGAAACAACGGACTTGCCGAAGCTGCTGCGGCGAATTGTCGAACGGGCGGCTTACGATGCCGATCAAAAGCGTATTCGCATCCATGTATCCTGCGAAGGCGAGGTTCCGTTGATTGACATTGATCCGAATCGGATGACGCAAGTTTTTCTCAACCTGATCGTCAATGCCGTTCACCATACGCCCCCGGACGGCCTCATCACGATTACGATTCGGGAAGAATGGCCAGGACAAGATGAGACCGGATATGTACGGATTGCCATAGCTGACACGGGCCCCGGAATCGATCCGAAGCATCTGCCGTACATCTTCGACCGATTTTACCGTACGGACGAGGCGCGAGCGCGAAACATCGGCGGAATGGGGCTCGGACTGGCCATTGCCAAAGGCTTCATAACGGCCCATAACGGTACAATCGACATAGAAAGCACGCTCGGTCAAGGAACCGTCTTTACCATCCGGCTTCCCGTCATCAAAGAAAGATCCGGCATCGATTGA
- a CDS encoding ABC transporter substrate-binding protein: MKKTWGKGRGFAQIGATMLSASLLAAGCGGGTAETGGGADAAAAGGKTELNVMIMSEASGDQAEQQVWDDTLKSYAEKNPNVKINLQLQNFGGVEQHRAWVTTQLIGGSAPDVFTTRYIWDQEDLKKELLVDLTPYYAKKNAFLGDKSWEEVFPKPVLQRLLGENKTYASVPTSIDSVRILYNKDLFAKAGIQSVPKTWNEFLDVQEKLKKSGVVPFGFPNTKPGDYNYSWSVRILTEELIAGGYDKMDVSKNGFIEVNEYVRAVDQGLVDITQSPYKDVFPIIKNWSQYWPKGYNGIDLATSTDMFLRGEVAMVMRTSGQSKALYESSARKFEMAAFPLPYLTKENHPDAVGKLMEIGGVPAGNLAIPKSIKPEKLDAAIDFIAFVTSAKIQGLHAEKLYRTPATSTADVPDNLKGFMFVGDPMKLNIYGGEVDKNVTENNQKLGQLYLEGSMPLDKYLSELKKVMLDGVKQKKEDNKWNAENNYGIGK; the protein is encoded by the coding sequence ATGAAAAAGACGTGGGGCAAGGGGCGCGGATTCGCACAAATAGGCGCAACGATGTTATCGGCATCGCTGCTCGCGGCCGGCTGCGGCGGCGGGACCGCCGAAACCGGCGGCGGAGCGGATGCCGCGGCGGCCGGCGGGAAAACGGAGCTGAACGTGATGATCATGAGCGAGGCGAGCGGCGATCAGGCGGAGCAGCAAGTATGGGACGACACTCTCAAATCTTACGCGGAGAAAAATCCGAACGTGAAGATCAACCTGCAGCTGCAAAACTTCGGCGGCGTCGAGCAGCACCGGGCCTGGGTGACGACGCAGCTCATCGGCGGCAGCGCGCCCGATGTGTTCACGACCCGATACATCTGGGATCAGGAGGATTTGAAAAAAGAGCTGTTGGTCGATCTGACTCCGTATTACGCCAAGAAAAATGCTTTTCTAGGCGACAAGTCTTGGGAGGAAGTGTTTCCGAAGCCCGTGCTGCAGCGGCTGCTCGGCGAAAACAAAACGTACGCCAGCGTGCCCACAAGCATCGACTCCGTACGGATTTTGTACAACAAAGACCTGTTCGCCAAAGCGGGCATTCAGAGTGTTCCGAAAACATGGAACGAATTTCTCGACGTTCAGGAGAAGCTCAAGAAATCCGGCGTCGTCCCGTTCGGTTTCCCCAACACGAAGCCGGGCGATTACAACTACAGCTGGTCCGTCCGCATCCTCACCGAGGAGCTGATCGCCGGCGGGTATGACAAGATGGACGTAAGCAAAAACGGATTCATCGAGGTGAACGAATACGTGCGCGCGGTGGATCAAGGGTTGGTCGATATTACGCAGTCGCCGTACAAGGACGTATTCCCGATCATCAAAAACTGGAGCCAATATTGGCCGAAAGGCTACAACGGCATCGATTTGGCCACATCCACCGACATGTTCCTGCGAGGAGAAGTGGCGATGGTGATGAGAACGTCCGGGCAAAGCAAGGCCCTCTACGAATCGAGCGCCCGCAAATTTGAAATGGCCGCGTTTCCGCTGCCTTATTTGACCAAGGAAAACCATCCCGACGCCGTGGGCAAGCTGATGGAAATCGGCGGCGTGCCGGCCGGCAACCTGGCCATCCCGAAGTCGATCAAACCGGAGAAGCTGGATGCGGCTATCGACTTTATTGCGTTCGTCACCTCAGCCAAAATTCAGGGTCTCCACGCGGAAAAGCTGTACCGCACTCCGGCGACGTCCACCGCAGACGTCCCCGACAACCTGAAAGGCTTCATGTTCGTCGGCGACCCGATGAAGCTGAACATTTACGGCGGAGAGGTTGACAAAAACGTGACGGAAAACAACCAGAAGCTCGGCCAGCTGTATTTGGAAGGCTCCATGCCGCTGGATAAGTATCTCAGCGAGCTGAAGAAGGTCATGCTGGACGGCGTCAAGCAGAAAAAGGAAGACAACAAGTGGAACGCCGAAAATAACTACGGCATCGGCAAATAA
- a CDS encoding response regulator yields the protein MPHKLLLVDDEEQVLEFMEPFLQQEGYLTVTARTGSEALVKARETRPSLIILDWMLPGMNGLDVCRELRKMGPAGIIMVTARADETDKIVGLEVGADDFITKPFSLRELAARIRSVLRRINGHESAAKVFQYRELSISEAECRVWKHGEEITLTPTEFKLLLTLSGRPGIVYSRLQLLQAALADDILNDERTVDAHISRIRKKIEDDPAHPVFVQTVYGFGYRFGDRP from the coding sequence ATGCCGCATAAATTGCTTCTGGTGGACGATGAGGAACAAGTGCTTGAATTTATGGAACCTTTCCTGCAGCAGGAGGGATACCTTACTGTGACGGCAAGAACGGGAAGCGAAGCGCTGGTCAAAGCTAGGGAAACGAGACCCTCTCTGATTATTCTCGACTGGATGCTTCCCGGGATGAACGGTCTCGACGTCTGCCGGGAGCTGCGTAAAATGGGTCCGGCCGGGATCATCATGGTGACCGCGCGAGCGGATGAAACGGATAAAATCGTCGGGCTGGAGGTGGGCGCTGACGATTTTATCACGAAGCCGTTTTCGCTCCGGGAGCTGGCAGCCCGAATTCGTTCCGTACTGCGGAGAATAAACGGACACGAATCCGCGGCCAAGGTCTTTCAATATCGGGAGCTTTCGATTTCGGAAGCCGAATGCCGGGTATGGAAACATGGCGAAGAAATAACTCTTACACCCACAGAATTCAAACTTCTGCTCACTCTTTCCGGCAGGCCGGGCATTGTGTACAGCCGTCTTCAGCTTCTGCAGGCGGCTTTGGCCGACGATATCCTGAATGACGAGCGGACGGTGGATGCCCATATCAGCCGCATTCGCAAAAAAATCGAAGATGATCCCGCCCATCCCGTATTTGTTCAGACGGTATACGGATTCGGCTACCGGTTCGGTGACCGTCCATGA
- a CDS encoding DUF6220 domain-containing protein — MNKEARNDSRYKLWRILYQGLAAVFFVCVVVQIFFAGMAVFTSPSYWQYHLVFVRMFELFPILMLVCAFAGKMSKALRWMCVAIFVLIYAQYFTAHFPGAGAFHPVIAAVLFWVSLSAVARARRSISSEAREKQSE; from the coding sequence ATGAATAAAGAGGCGAGAAATGATTCACGCTATAAATTGTGGAGAATCCTTTACCAGGGATTGGCAGCCGTATTTTTTGTCTGCGTTGTTGTCCAGATCTTCTTTGCCGGAATGGCGGTTTTCACCTCTCCGTCATATTGGCAGTATCATTTGGTGTTTGTCCGCATGTTTGAGTTATTTCCCATACTCATGCTGGTTTGCGCTTTTGCCGGTAAAATGTCCAAAGCATTGCGTTGGATGTGTGTCGCTATATTCGTTTTGATTTACGCACAATACTTTACCGCACATTTTCCGGGAGCGGGCGCTTTTCATCCGGTCATTGCCGCCGTATTGTTCTGGGTGTCCCTTAGTGCAGTCGCAAGGGCCAGGAGAAGCATATCTTCCGAAGCACGGGAAAAGCAAAGCGAGTGA
- a CDS encoding nucleotidyltransferase domain-containing protein produces MKLSPLEAARRFAETRFPGSRAVWLAGSASRGEHKISSDLDIVIIDDTLPHAYRESFYEFGWRIEAFLHTSETIREYFVSDRKRARPTLPSMCAAGTILKDDGTATSLRLAAQKLLDEGPDPLTPDEILASRYFLTDLLDDFIDAERYDEALVTMNTLSIQVAEFVLRANGRWIGRGKALARALRQFDEPLCGQYIQAISTFSRTEDKRPFVRFVDEVLEPYGGRLFEGFSMGKPKS; encoded by the coding sequence ATGAAGTTATCGCCATTAGAGGCGGCGCGCCGCTTCGCGGAAACGCGATTTCCCGGCAGCCGGGCGGTTTGGCTGGCGGGCAGTGCGTCCCGGGGGGAGCACAAGATAAGCTCCGATTTGGACATCGTCATTATTGACGATACGCTGCCGCATGCTTATCGGGAAAGCTTTTACGAGTTCGGCTGGAGAATAGAGGCGTTCCTTCATACCTCGGAAACAATCAGAGAATATTTTGTCAGCGATAGAAAAAGAGCCCGGCCCACGCTGCCGAGCATGTGTGCTGCCGGAACGATTCTCAAGGACGACGGCACGGCGACGTCATTAAGGCTGGCGGCGCAAAAGCTGCTCGATGAAGGACCGGATCCGCTGACACCGGACGAAATCCTGGCCTCGAGATATTTTCTGACCGATTTGCTGGACGATTTTATCGATGCGGAGCGGTACGACGAGGCGCTCGTTACAATGAACACACTCTCGATTCAGGTCGCCGAGTTTGTTTTACGCGCTAACGGGCGCTGGATCGGCCGGGGCAAAGCGCTCGCAAGAGCGCTCAGGCAATTCGACGAGCCGCTTTGCGGCCAATATATACAGGCGATCAGCACGTTTTCCCGAACGGAGGATAAACGGCCGTTTGTCCGTTTCGTCGACGAAGTGCTGGAGCCTTACGGCGGGCGGCTATTTGAAGGTTTTTCGATGGGAAAGCCAAAGTCATGA
- a CDS encoding carbohydrate ABC transporter permease, producing the protein MAQNDPASSAARVTAPAAFRRKKKLEKHLLAYSFLLPIFLSMGLFKYYPFFTAILKSFYQWNGANIDKFVGADNFIRLLKDPTFYVSLKNVTILTLSFVLIQLTFPLFAAVGVFHSGKKLQPAYRMLFLVPMVVPYIIIFLIWKWIYMSNGVLNSFLKAAGLDAWTHAWLGESATALGAIVFVGFPWIGGIYFLIYLAGLVTIPQELFEVGKLDGMSAWRRFIHIELPLIKNQIRLVVILAFIHQYQSFENVLVLTNGGPGFSTLTPALYLYKKGFEYNELGYASAIGVLIFVILILFTLAANKFIRPAENPD; encoded by the coding sequence ATGGCGCAAAATGATCCCGCTTCGTCTGCCGCCAGGGTGACCGCGCCCGCGGCTTTCCGGAGGAAAAAGAAGCTGGAGAAACATTTGCTGGCGTATTCGTTTTTGCTGCCGATTTTTCTATCCATGGGGCTGTTTAAATATTATCCCTTTTTTACGGCTATCCTGAAATCGTTTTACCAGTGGAACGGCGCGAATATCGATAAATTTGTCGGTGCGGACAATTTTATCCGGCTGCTGAAGGACCCGACCTTTTACGTTTCGCTGAAAAACGTCACCATCCTGACGCTCAGCTTTGTGCTCATCCAGCTTACGTTTCCGCTGTTTGCGGCCGTCGGTGTTTTTCATTCGGGTAAAAAGCTGCAGCCTGCGTACCGGATGCTGTTTCTCGTGCCGATGGTCGTGCCGTATATCATCATTTTTCTGATCTGGAAATGGATCTATATGTCAAACGGCGTGCTCAATTCGTTTCTCAAGGCCGCCGGCCTCGATGCCTGGACCCATGCATGGCTGGGGGAAAGCGCGACCGCCTTGGGGGCGATCGTTTTCGTCGGTTTTCCGTGGATCGGCGGCATTTACTTTTTGATCTATTTGGCCGGGCTGGTTACCATCCCGCAGGAACTGTTCGAGGTCGGCAAGCTGGACGGCATGTCGGCTTGGCGGCGTTTTATCCATATCGAGCTTCCGCTCATCAAAAACCAAATCCGTCTCGTCGTGATCCTGGCGTTCATCCACCAGTATCAGAGCTTTGAGAACGTGCTCGTGCTGACAAACGGTGGCCCCGGCTTCTCGACTTTGACGCCGGCGCTATATTTGTATAAAAAAGGGTTCGAATACAACGAGCTCGGCTACGCCTCCGCCATCGGTGTGCTTATTTTCGTCATCCTCATCCTGTTTACGCTGGCGGCGAACAAGTTCATCAGGCCCGCGGAAAATCCGGACTAG
- a CDS encoding ABC transporter permease: MAMYQQQRAGINAASRLSYAAVLKKDFRKNKFIYLMGLAGIAYYVIFKYVPMYGALIAFKNYIPTKGIMGSPWVGFKHFIDFFNSYYFIRVLRNTLLINLYELLFAFPAPIILALLLNEIRLTFFKRLVQTVTYLPHFVSMVVICGMIVDFSQKAGLLNTIIAWFGGEKENLLLNPDLFRPIFIGSGIWQGVGWGSIIYLAALSSIDPQLYDAATVDGANRWQQMRHVTIPGMMPTIVILLILQIGGMMNVGFEKIILLYNPQTYETADVISSFVYRRGILEANYSFSTAVGLFNSAVNFMLLIVANRLSRKINETSLW, encoded by the coding sequence ATGGCTATGTATCAACAGCAAAGAGCGGGCATAAACGCGGCAAGCCGGCTCAGCTATGCGGCAGTGCTCAAGAAAGATTTTCGCAAAAACAAATTCATCTACTTGATGGGCCTCGCCGGCATTGCGTATTACGTCATTTTCAAGTACGTTCCGATGTACGGGGCGCTCATCGCCTTCAAAAACTACATACCGACCAAGGGGATCATGGGCAGTCCATGGGTCGGCTTCAAGCATTTCATCGACTTCTTCAACAGCTATTATTTCATCCGGGTGCTGAGAAACACGCTGCTGATCAACCTGTATGAGCTGCTGTTCGCGTTTCCTGCGCCGATCATTTTGGCTTTGCTGCTGAATGAGATTCGTCTCACTTTTTTCAAAAGGCTTGTGCAAACGGTTACTTATTTGCCGCATTTCGTCTCGATGGTGGTCATTTGCGGGATGATCGTCGATTTTTCGCAAAAGGCGGGGCTGCTTAACACAATCATTGCCTGGTTCGGCGGGGAAAAAGAAAACCTGCTGCTGAATCCGGATTTGTTTCGGCCGATCTTTATCGGCTCGGGCATATGGCAGGGGGTCGGCTGGGGCTCGATCATTTATTTGGCGGCGCTTTCCTCGATCGACCCGCAGCTGTACGACGCCGCGACGGTGGACGGGGCGAACCGGTGGCAGCAGATGCGCCATGTGACGATTCCCGGCATGATGCCGACGATCGTGATCTTGCTAATTTTGCAAATCGGCGGCATGATGAATGTCGGGTTCGAAAAAATCATTTTGCTCTATAACCCGCAGACGTACGAAACGGCCGACGTCATTTCCAGCTTCGTATACCGCCGCGGCATTCTCGAAGCGAACTACAGCTTCAGCACCGCCGTCGGATTGTTCAACTCTGCGGTCAATTTCATGCTGCTGATCGTCGCCAACCGGCTCAGCCGCAAAATAAACGAAACCAGCCTCTGGTAG
- a CDS encoding glycosyl hydrolase family 95 catalytic domain-containing protein encodes MKLQYNQPANEWTEALPIGNGRLGAMIFGKVEQEAVELNEDTLWSGSPKEWNNPEAKSWLTEVRRLLNEGLYAEADKACRHMMGPYTQSYLPFGALRISFEHGDVATSYRRELSLEDAVSRVEYRIGDVSYTREMFASYPDQVLVVQLACSKPGMLSFTAKLDSKLRVRSAAEEGRWIMRGRAPEHVDPSYYRAASSPIRYSDGEDGDSMTFEGRLAAVLEDGTLHLDHDGLHVRGATRVTLYVSAATSFNGYDRSPGKQGRHAGALAESYLASAMKISYEELLRRHVEDYRRLMGRVAIRLGEGLSPADMPTDARIAEYGAKDPALIELLFQYGRYLMIASSRQGTQPANLQGIWNRETRPPWSSNYTLNINTQMNYWPAETCNLPECHEPLLEFIGSLAVNGSRTAAVNYGARGWTAHHNSDIWAQSAPVGDYGHGDPVWAFWPMAGPWLSQHLWEHYAFGRDRRFLRDKAYPIMKEAALFCLDWLTPNKDGYLVTMPSTSPEHKFKVDGGLASVSAASAMDLELIWDLFTNCCEAAQTLGIDEPFADELKAAKNRLLPLQIGRYGQLQEWSEDFEDEDVHHRHVSHLFGVFPGRQFHADETPELYEAARTSLERRGDGGTGWSLGWKICLWARFHNGNRALGFISNLLRLVKPDEPNSGKGGVYANMFDAHPPFQIDGNFAATAGIAEMLLQSERGFLDLLPALPDAWSSGSISGLRARGGFTVSLTWEEGALVSAEIVSAFGGPCSVYVRTPVRLEDAESGSSVGNGQSAPGIVTFQTDAGAVYKLAAV; translated from the coding sequence ATGAAGCTGCAATACAACCAACCCGCAAACGAATGGACCGAAGCGCTTCCGATCGGCAACGGCCGGTTAGGGGCAATGATTTTCGGCAAGGTGGAGCAGGAGGCGGTCGAACTTAACGAGGATACGTTATGGTCCGGCAGCCCGAAGGAGTGGAACAACCCGGAAGCCAAATCTTGGCTGACCGAGGTTCGGAGACTTCTGAACGAAGGTCTTTATGCGGAAGCGGACAAAGCCTGCCGGCACATGATGGGACCGTACACACAATCGTATCTCCCTTTCGGAGCTTTGCGGATTTCATTCGAGCACGGCGACGTGGCAACGTCGTATCGCAGAGAGCTGAGCCTTGAGGATGCCGTATCGCGGGTGGAATATCGAATAGGCGATGTCAGCTACACCAGGGAAATGTTCGCAAGTTACCCCGATCAGGTGTTGGTCGTGCAGCTCGCCTGCAGCAAGCCGGGGATGCTGAGCTTTACGGCGAAGCTGGACAGCAAGCTTAGGGTGCGGTCGGCGGCGGAAGAGGGAAGGTGGATCATGAGGGGAAGAGCCCCCGAGCACGTCGACCCGAGTTATTATCGTGCCGCGAGCTCGCCGATCCGCTACAGCGACGGGGAAGACGGCGATTCGATGACGTTTGAAGGCAGATTGGCTGCAGTGTTGGAAGACGGCACGCTGCATCTGGATCACGACGGCCTGCATGTCAGAGGAGCTACCCGCGTTACCCTGTATGTCAGTGCGGCCACGAGCTTTAACGGATATGACCGCTCTCCGGGCAAACAAGGCCGGCATGCCGGCGCATTGGCGGAATCGTACCTTGCTTCGGCTATGAAGATTTCATACGAAGAGCTCCTCAGGCGGCATGTCGAGGATTATCGCCGCTTGATGGGCCGGGTGGCAATCCGGCTGGGAGAGGGGCTGAGCCCGGCGGATATGCCGACGGATGCCAGGATCGCGGAATACGGAGCGAAGGATCCCGCGCTTATCGAGCTGTTGTTCCAATACGGGAGGTACCTGATGATCGCCAGCTCCCGTCAGGGTACGCAGCCGGCCAATTTGCAGGGGATTTGGAACCGGGAGACCCGGCCTCCATGGAGCAGCAATTATACGCTGAATATTAATACGCAAATGAACTACTGGCCGGCGGAAACGTGCAATCTTCCGGAATGCCACGAGCCTCTGCTCGAATTTATCGGCAGCTTGGCCGTAAACGGCAGCCGGACGGCGGCAGTCAACTACGGAGCCCGCGGATGGACTGCACACCACAATTCGGATATATGGGCGCAGAGCGCCCCGGTGGGAGATTACGGGCATGGCGACCCGGTATGGGCTTTTTGGCCGATGGCCGGCCCGTGGCTCAGTCAGCATCTTTGGGAGCACTATGCGTTCGGGCGGGATCGGCGGTTTCTCCGCGACAAAGCTTATCCGATCATGAAGGAGGCGGCCCTCTTTTGCCTGGACTGGCTCACTCCAAATAAGGACGGTTATCTCGTAACGATGCCGTCCACCTCGCCCGAGCATAAGTTCAAGGTCGATGGCGGACTGGCTTCCGTTAGTGCCGCTTCTGCGATGGATTTGGAATTAATTTGGGATTTGTTTACCAATTGCTGCGAAGCGGCGCAAACCCTTGGTATCGACGAACCGTTCGCGGATGAGCTCAAAGCGGCCAAGAATCGGCTGCTTCCGCTGCAAATCGGACGCTACGGTCAGCTTCAGGAGTGGTCCGAGGACTTCGAAGACGAGGACGTACATCACCGCCATGTGTCCCACTTGTTCGGCGTTTTTCCAGGCCGGCAGTTTCATGCGGACGAGACGCCGGAGCTGTACGAAGCCGCGCGCACCTCGCTCGAACGCCGCGGCGACGGAGGAACGGGCTGGAGCCTGGGTTGGAAGATTTGCCTGTGGGCGCGGTTTCATAACGGAAACCGGGCGCTCGGTTTCATTTCGAATTTGCTGCGGCTGGTTAAGCCCGATGAACCGAACTCCGGCAAAGGGGGAGTTTACGCCAACATGTTCGATGCCCATCCGCCTTTCCAAATCGACGGCAATTTTGCGGCCACGGCCGGCATTGCCGAGATGCTGCTGCAATCCGAGCGGGGCTTCCTGGATTTGCTTCCGGCGCTGCCGGATGCCTGGAGTTCGGGCAGCATCAGCGGACTCCGCGCACGCGGCGGATTTACGGTCAGCTTGACGTGGGAAGAAGGCGCTCTGGTGTCGGCGGAAATCGTTTCGGCTTTCGGCGGGCCTTGCAGTGTTTATGTACGGACGCCGGTCCGTTTGGAGGATGCGGAAAGCGGCTCTTCGGTCGGCAACGGGCAATCGGCGCCGGGAATTGTGACATTTCAAACGGACGCCGGAGCCGTGTACAAACTGGCTGCCGTCTAA
- a CDS encoding carbohydrate ABC transporter permease, whose amino-acid sequence MRKSGVIGAAVNQLFLLLLLLLTLFPFYMLLITSLKFQDQIVHHFWIPAFPLHFENYIGAFRQTWPFIWNSILITAGIIVCVLVNSTLAGYSFARFQFFGKPALYSLIIMLMMVPGFLLLIPQFILFKHLGLLNTYSAQIFGPMAGASALATMLMRTFFEGISGSLLEAAEAEGAGELRVFWSIVLPLSKPVISTVAVINALTGWNNYIWPLVATSGDKVKPIILALSNIKGPLDQVQGLQFAGYVIAALPMLILFMFATRSFISGITAGAVKG is encoded by the coding sequence ATGCGCAAATCCGGTGTTATCGGGGCTGCCGTCAATCAGCTGTTTTTGCTGCTGCTGCTGCTTTTGACGCTGTTCCCTTTTTACATGCTGCTGATCACTTCGCTGAAATTTCAGGATCAGATCGTGCATCATTTCTGGATTCCGGCGTTTCCGCTGCATTTTGAAAACTATATAGGGGCTTTCCGGCAAACGTGGCCGTTCATCTGGAACTCCATTCTGATTACGGCCGGCATCATCGTTTGCGTGCTCGTAAATTCCACGCTGGCGGGATATTCGTTTGCGCGTTTTCAGTTTTTCGGCAAGCCGGCGCTGTATTCGCTGATCATTATGCTCATGATGGTGCCGGGATTTCTGCTGCTCATCCCGCAGTTTATTTTGTTCAAGCATCTGGGGCTGCTCAATACGTACTCGGCGCAAATTTTCGGCCCGATGGCCGGCGCCTCCGCGCTCGCGACGATGCTGATGCGGACATTTTTCGAGGGCATATCGGGCAGCCTGCTGGAGGCGGCGGAGGCGGAGGGAGCCGGCGAGCTTCGCGTGTTCTGGAGCATCGTGCTTCCGCTGTCCAAGCCGGTCATCTCCACCGTGGCCGTGATCAACGCGCTGACCGGGTGGAACAACTACATCTGGCCGCTCGTGGCGACGTCGGGGGACAAAGTGAAGCCGATCATCCTCGCGTTAAGCAACATCAAGGGGCCCCTCGATCAGGTGCAGGGGCTGCAGTTCGCCGGGTATGTGATAGCCGCACTGCCGATGCTGATCCTGTTTATGTTCGCGACCCGCTCCTTCATCAGCGGCATTACGGCGGGAGCGGTCAAGGGGTAA